The proteins below are encoded in one region of Qipengyuania sp. HL-TH1:
- the trbL gene encoding P-type conjugative transfer protein TrbL, translated as MGGTGVVDRFLAIFSQYIDSGFGLLSGEVAFIATTLIVIDVTLAALFWSWGENDDIIARLVKKTLFVGIFAYIIGNWSALANIIFQSFAGLGLKASGSGLGANDLLQPGRVAQVGIDAAAPLLASMADLLGYVSFFENFLQIIILLVAWALVVVAFFILSIQLFVTLIEFKLTTLAGFVLIPFGLFGKTAFMAERVLGNVVSSGIKVLVLAVIIGIGSTLFAEFTSAIPGEPTIEDALAIVLASLTLLGLGIFGPGIANGIVAGGPQLGAGAAAGTAVLAGGAAVGGIAGAKLAGGAVASAASSVASGASRAAGGATMAYATGSAGKSGGAAVAGGMAGVGRAAGGAALSPLRKAADSAKGNFREGARAAASNMGGRVASSSGSPSSAQSESGPPSWAKSMKQRQSLGHSASLAAHTVRAGDGHGAGASIDTQEKD; from the coding sequence CGATTTTCTCGCAATATATCGACAGCGGGTTCGGCCTGCTTTCGGGCGAGGTTGCCTTCATCGCGACGACGCTGATCGTTATCGATGTCACGCTCGCTGCGCTGTTCTGGAGCTGGGGCGAGAATGACGACATTATCGCGCGCCTCGTCAAGAAGACGCTCTTCGTCGGAATCTTCGCCTATATCATCGGCAATTGGAGCGCGCTGGCCAATATCATATTCCAAAGCTTTGCCGGACTTGGCCTCAAAGCCAGCGGTTCTGGCCTTGGCGCTAATGATCTGCTGCAGCCGGGACGGGTCGCGCAGGTGGGGATCGATGCTGCCGCGCCCTTGCTTGCGTCGATGGCCGATCTGCTCGGCTATGTCAGTTTCTTCGAGAACTTCCTGCAGATCATCATCCTGCTGGTGGCCTGGGCCTTGGTGGTCGTCGCCTTCTTCATTCTGTCGATCCAGCTCTTCGTGACGCTCATCGAATTCAAGCTGACGACGCTTGCAGGCTTCGTGCTCATCCCTTTCGGCCTGTTCGGCAAGACCGCTTTCATGGCCGAGCGCGTGCTTGGGAATGTCGTCTCTTCAGGCATCAAGGTGCTCGTGCTCGCCGTCATTATCGGGATCGGCTCGACGCTTTTCGCTGAGTTTACCAGTGCCATTCCGGGCGAGCCGACCATTGAAGATGCGCTAGCGATCGTGCTCGCCAGTCTTACCCTGCTCGGGCTCGGCATATTCGGTCCCGGTATTGCCAACGGCATCGTCGCAGGCGGCCCGCAGCTCGGCGCAGGGGCCGCGGCAGGCACCGCTGTGCTGGCCGGCGGGGCAGCCGTCGGCGGCATTGCCGGCGCCAAGCTTGCGGGCGGCGCTGTAGCCAGCGCAGCATCCTCGGTCGCCAGTGGCGCATCGCGCGCTGCTGGAGGCGCCACCATGGCCTATGCGACAGGTTCGGCAGGCAAGAGCGGCGGCGCCGCGGTTGCAGGCGGCATGGCCGGTGTCGGACGTGCCGCAGGCGGTGCTGCCCTCTCACCTCTGCGTAAGGCGGCGGATAGCGCCAAAGGAAATTTTCGCGAAGGTGCGCGCGCAGCGGCCAGCAATATGGGTGGCCGGGTTGCTTCCTCGTCGGGGTCGCCGTCTTCAGCGCAATCCGAAAGCGGCCCGCCGAGCTGGGCGAAATCCATGAAACAGCGACAGTCTCTGGGACATTCCGCGTCGCTTGCCGCGCACACCGTGCGCGCTGGCGACGGGCACGGAGCTGGAGCTTCCATCGACACTCAGGAAAAGGACTGA
- the trbF gene encoding conjugal transfer protein TrbF, with amino-acid sequence MFKRPSIRYGKTPQAETPYQRAAQVWDERIGSARVQARSWRYAFFGALALSAILTGSLVWQNARGTIVPWVVEVNKLGEARSVAPANAAFDPSDPQIAFHLARFIENVRAIPDDPIVVRENWMSAYDFASDKGALALNDYARANDPFAAIGREQVAVDVTSVIRASPRSFRVAWIERRYRDGSLAETSRWTAILGIAVQPPTNADALRTNPLGIFVTSINWSKELG; translated from the coding sequence ATGTTTAAACGCCCTTCGATCCGATACGGCAAGACACCGCAAGCCGAGACACCTTACCAGCGCGCGGCCCAGGTCTGGGACGAGCGCATCGGTTCGGCGCGGGTGCAAGCGAGAAGCTGGCGCTATGCCTTTTTTGGTGCGCTCGCGCTGTCGGCAATCCTGACTGGCAGTCTCGTCTGGCAGAACGCGCGGGGAACCATCGTTCCTTGGGTGGTCGAAGTGAATAAACTCGGCGAAGCGCGTAGCGTCGCGCCCGCCAATGCCGCATTCGACCCAAGCGATCCGCAGATTGCGTTTCATCTTGCCCGGTTTATCGAAAACGTGCGCGCCATTCCCGACGATCCGATCGTGGTGCGCGAGAACTGGATGTCAGCCTATGACTTTGCCAGCGACAAGGGTGCGCTGGCGCTCAACGACTATGCGAGGGCCAACGATCCGTTCGCCGCGATCGGCCGCGAACAGGTTGCGGTCGATGTCACAAGCGTCATCCGCGCTTCGCCAAGGAGCTTCCGCGTGGCCTGGATCGAGCGCCGCTACCGTGACGGCTCGCTCGCCGAGACGAGCCGCTGGACCGCGATTCTGGGCATCGCCGTCCAGCCACCCACCAACGCGGATGCGCTTCGAACAAACCCGCTCGGAATATTCGTCACTTCCATCAACTGGTCAAAGGAGCTCGGCTGA